A region from the Microcella frigidaquae genome encodes:
- a CDS encoding zf-TFIIB domain-containing protein — MKCPTDDTLLVMSDRNGIEIDYCPQCRGVWLDRGELDKIIERASTVAPAPSAAPRVDLPPQAPSAPPPGGYPAGSYAQPGYGRRWASSHSPGSAPRYGQGYPGSGYKRPKNWLSELFD, encoded by the coding sequence ATGAAGTGCCCTACCGACGACACGCTGCTCGTGATGAGCGACCGCAACGGTATCGAGATCGACTACTGCCCGCAGTGCCGGGGCGTGTGGCTCGATCGTGGCGAGCTCGACAAGATCATCGAGCGGGCCTCGACCGTGGCGCCGGCCCCCTCGGCCGCCCCGCGCGTCGACCTGCCGCCGCAGGCGCCCTCCGCGCCGCCGCCCGGCGGCTACCCGGCGGGCAGCTATGCACAGCCGGGCTACGGCCGTCGCTGGGCCTCGTCGCACTCGCCGGGGTCGGCCCCGCGCTATGGCCAGGGGTACCCCGGCAGCGGCTACAAGCGGCCGAAGAACTGGCTCAGCGAGCTCTTCGACTGA
- the rsfS gene encoding ribosome silencing factor → MTASDRAIALTQVAASAADAKQGGDLVALDVSGPLPLTDVFLLVTGRNERQVQAIAGEIEDKLIEAGAKPLRREGRAEGRWVLLDFGDLVVHVFHEEERLFYSLERLWKDCPVVPLTLGEHPVDA, encoded by the coding sequence GTGACCGCATCCGACCGCGCTATCGCCCTCACCCAGGTGGCGGCGAGCGCCGCCGATGCGAAGCAGGGCGGCGACCTGGTGGCGCTCGACGTCTCCGGGCCGCTCCCGCTCACCGACGTCTTCCTGCTCGTCACCGGCCGCAACGAGCGCCAGGTGCAGGCGATCGCCGGTGAGATCGAGGACAAGCTGATCGAGGCGGGCGCCAAGCCGCTGCGCCGCGAGGGCCGCGCGGAGGGCCGCTGGGTGCTGCTCGACTTCGGCGACCTCGTGGTGCACGTCTTCCATGAGGAGGAGCGCCTGTTCTACTCGCTCGAGCGCCTCTGGAAGGACTGCCCGGTCGTTCCGCTGACGCTCGGTGAGCATCCAGTCGACGCATAG
- the nadD gene encoding nicotinate-nucleotide adenylyltransferase, giving the protein MAATTADSPPASRARIGIMGGTFDPIHHGHLVAASEVAHAFALDEVVFVPTGQPYQKSGVTPSEHRYLMTVIATAANPRFRVSRVDIDRDGPTYTIDTLRDLRREHPDADLFFISGADAIAQILTWKDAAELWNLAHFIAVSRPGHDLSVRGLPKGDVSLLEIPALAISSTDCRERVEHGSPVWYLVPDGVVQYISKHQLYRSTTS; this is encoded by the coding sequence ATCGCCGCCACCACTGCCGACAGCCCGCCCGCATCGCGGGCGCGCATCGGCATCATGGGCGGCACCTTCGACCCGATCCACCACGGGCACCTGGTCGCGGCCAGCGAGGTTGCCCACGCCTTCGCCCTCGACGAGGTCGTGTTCGTGCCCACCGGGCAGCCGTACCAGAAGAGCGGCGTCACCCCCAGCGAGCACCGGTACCTCATGACCGTCATCGCGACGGCCGCCAACCCGCGGTTCCGGGTCAGCCGGGTCGATATCGACCGCGACGGGCCGACGTACACCATCGACACCCTCCGCGACCTCCGGCGCGAGCATCCCGACGCCGACCTGTTCTTCATCTCGGGAGCCGACGCGATCGCGCAGATCCTCACCTGGAAGGATGCGGCCGAGCTCTGGAACCTCGCCCACTTCATCGCTGTCAGCCGACCGGGGCACGATCTCTCCGTTCGCGGTTTGCCGAAGGGCGACGTAAGCTTGCTCGAGATTCCCGCGCTGGCCATCTCGTCGACGGACTGCCGCGAGCGCGTCGAGCACGGATCACCGGTCTGGTACCTCGTGCCCGACGGTGTCGTGCAGTACATCTCGAAGCACCAGCTCTATCGGAGCACGACATCATGA
- a CDS encoding TMEM165/GDT1 family protein, producing the protein MQTTLMTLILAAEETEPLIAPPLVIAGSMAGIFILLALATWSYRDVANRHSHKVKKTASHDAGH; encoded by the coding sequence ATGCAGACGACGCTGATGACCCTCATCCTCGCCGCGGAGGAAACCGAGCCGCTGATCGCGCCCCCGCTGGTGATCGCCGGCTCGATGGCCGGCATCTTCATCCTCCTGGCCCTGGCCACCTGGTCGTACCGCGATGTCGCCAACCGCCACAGCCACAAGGTCAAGAAGACCGCGTCGCACGACGCCGGGCACTGA
- a CDS encoding glutamate-5-semialdehyde dehydrogenase, with product MSIADSDTRSSAPADALIATELMAAKEASRALATLTTARKNAALEAIAAAIEDAVPAIIAANADDLERGQATGLSAGLLDRLRLDEARIRALAAAVRDVVALPDPVGVVVRGSRLPNGLQLSEVRVPFGVVGAIYEARPNVTVDIAALALKSGNAVLLRGGSAAESSNRVLVATIQSAITAAGLPAEAVQTIDAHGRAGATALMRARGFVDVLIPRGSADLIQTVVRESTVPVIETGAGVVHIVLDATADEAIAVDIVHNAKVQRPSVCNAVETVLVHRDAAERLLPPVLERLRESGVIVRGDARARAVDAALPPATDDDFATEHMALELNVAIVDDLDAALEHIRRFSTQHTESIITRDMANAERFLAEVDSAVVMVNASTRFSDGGEFGFGAEVGISTQKLHARGPMGLPELTSTKWIVRGDGQVRG from the coding sequence ATGTCGATCGCCGACTCCGACACCCGCTCCAGCGCCCCCGCCGACGCCCTCATCGCGACCGAGCTGATGGCCGCGAAGGAGGCCTCGCGCGCCCTCGCGACCCTCACCACCGCCCGCAAGAACGCCGCCCTCGAGGCCATCGCGGCGGCCATCGAGGATGCGGTGCCGGCGATCATCGCGGCCAATGCCGACGACCTCGAGCGCGGGCAGGCGACCGGGCTGTCGGCCGGGCTGCTCGACCGGCTGCGCCTCGATGAGGCCCGCATCCGGGCCCTCGCCGCCGCCGTGCGCGACGTGGTCGCCCTGCCCGACCCGGTCGGCGTCGTCGTGCGCGGGTCGCGCCTCCCCAACGGGCTGCAGCTGAGCGAGGTGCGGGTGCCGTTCGGCGTGGTCGGCGCGATCTACGAGGCCCGCCCCAACGTCACCGTCGACATCGCCGCGCTCGCGCTCAAGAGCGGCAACGCCGTGCTGCTGCGTGGCGGCAGCGCGGCCGAGAGCTCCAACCGCGTGCTGGTCGCGACGATCCAGTCGGCCATCACCGCCGCGGGGCTGCCTGCCGAGGCGGTGCAGACGATCGACGCCCACGGCCGTGCCGGGGCGACCGCCCTCATGCGCGCCCGCGGCTTCGTCGACGTGCTGATCCCGCGCGGCAGCGCCGACCTCATCCAGACCGTCGTGCGCGAGTCGACCGTGCCCGTCATCGAGACGGGGGCCGGTGTCGTGCACATCGTGCTCGACGCGACCGCCGACGAGGCGATCGCTGTCGACATCGTCCACAACGCCAAAGTGCAGCGCCCCAGCGTGTGCAACGCCGTCGAGACCGTTCTCGTGCACCGCGACGCCGCCGAGCGGCTGCTGCCGCCCGTGCTCGAGCGCCTGCGCGAATCGGGCGTCATCGTGCGCGGCGATGCCCGAGCGCGCGCCGTCGACGCGGCCCTGCCGCCGGCCACCGACGACGACTTCGCGACCGAGCACATGGCGCTCGAGCTGAACGTCGCCATCGTCGACGACCTGGATGCGGCGCTCGAGCACATCCGCCGGTTCTCGACCCAGCACACCGAGTCGATCATCACCCGCGACATGGCCAACGCCGAGCGCTTCCTCGCCGAGGTGGACTCGGCGGTCGTCATGGTCAACGCCTCGACCCGCTTCAGCGACGGCGGCGAGTTCGGCTTCGGCGCGGAGGTCGGCATCTCGACCCAGAAGCTGCACGCCCGCGGGCCGATGGGCCTGCCCGAGCTCACCAGCACCAAGTGGATCGTGCGCGGCGACGGCCAGGTGCGCGGCTGA
- the proB gene encoding glutamate 5-kinase — protein sequence MTEHSTGSGTRAAVAAAKRIVVKVGSSSISGANAGQIGPLVDALAAAHARGQEVVLVSSGAIATGIPYLKLDARPTDLATQQAAAAVGQNVLIHRYQESLDRYGIVAGQVLLTAGDLENATPRSNAQRAMERLLGLRILIIVNENDTVATQEIRFGDNDRLAGLVSELIGADLLVLLSDVDALYTKPPHEPDAERIAVVPHDDDLARVEIGSIGAAGVGTGGASTKIAAAKLAVGQGIPVVLTSTDKVAQALAGEPVGTWFEAAPVD from the coding sequence ATGACTGAGCACAGCACGGGCTCCGGCACGCGTGCCGCCGTGGCCGCGGCGAAGCGCATCGTGGTGAAGGTCGGCTCGTCGTCGATCAGCGGCGCCAACGCGGGGCAGATCGGCCCGCTCGTCGACGCCCTCGCGGCGGCCCACGCCCGCGGCCAGGAGGTCGTGCTGGTGTCGTCCGGGGCCATCGCCACGGGCATCCCGTACTTGAAGCTCGACGCGCGCCCGACCGATCTCGCCACCCAGCAGGCGGCGGCGGCCGTGGGCCAGAACGTGCTGATCCACCGCTACCAGGAGAGCCTCGACCGCTACGGCATCGTCGCCGGGCAGGTGCTGCTCACCGCGGGCGACCTCGAGAACGCCACCCCGCGCAGCAACGCGCAGCGGGCCATGGAGCGCCTGCTCGGCCTGCGGATCCTCATCATCGTCAACGAGAACGACACGGTCGCCACGCAGGAGATCCGCTTCGGCGACAACGACCGGCTCGCCGGGCTCGTCAGCGAGCTGATCGGCGCCGACCTGCTCGTGCTGCTCAGCGACGTCGACGCGCTCTACACGAAGCCGCCGCACGAGCCGGACGCCGAGCGCATCGCCGTCGTACCGCACGACGACGACCTCGCGCGCGTCGAGATCGGCTCGATCGGGGCCGCGGGCGTGGGCACCGGGGGAGCCAGCACGAAGATCGCCGCGGCCAAGCTGGCCGTCGGCCAGGGGATCCCCGTCGTGCTCACCTCGACCGACAAGGTCGCCCAGGCCCTCGCGGGCGAGCCCGTCGGAACCTGGTTCGAGGCGGCCCCCGTAGACTGA
- the obgE gene encoding GTPase ObgE, producing MAAFVDRVTLHLRAGNGGHGCVSVRREKFKPLAGPDGGNGGDGGDIVLVASAQETTLLPYHRRPHRSSDNGGPGMGDNRAGFTGADLELPVPVGTVVRDADGTELADLTEPGMRIVVAPGGQGGLGNAALATTKRKAPGFALLGTPGWEGDVLLELKTVADVALVGYPSAGKSSLIAAISAAKPKIADYPFTTLHPNLGVVESGESRFTVADVPGLIEGASEGKGLGLEFLRHVERCSALLHVLDCATLEPGRDPISDLDVILGELAAYPVPEGQLPLLERPQLIALNKVDVPEGRDLAALVRPELEQRGYRVFEISAVSREGLRALTFALAEIVEADRAAKAADAVVRERIVLRPAPVNEKDFRIVVEGGSDGPVYRILGAKPERWVHQTDFRNDEAVGYLADRLAKLGVEDGLFAAGAVAGATVVIGPGDGVVFDWEPTLTSAAELLTAPRGTDPRLDAATRPSTSQRRHSYHERMDAKAAARADLEAERIAERDASRWDDDTASASTAEEGDD from the coding sequence ATGGCCGCGTTCGTCGACCGCGTCACCCTGCACCTGCGCGCCGGCAACGGCGGGCACGGCTGCGTGTCGGTGCGCCGCGAGAAGTTCAAGCCGCTCGCCGGCCCCGACGGCGGCAATGGCGGTGACGGCGGCGACATCGTGCTCGTCGCCTCCGCGCAGGAGACCACCCTGCTGCCGTACCACCGCCGCCCGCACCGCTCCAGCGACAACGGCGGCCCCGGCATGGGCGACAACCGCGCGGGCTTCACCGGCGCCGACCTCGAGCTGCCCGTGCCCGTCGGCACGGTGGTGCGCGACGCCGACGGCACCGAGCTCGCCGACCTGACCGAGCCGGGCATGCGCATCGTCGTCGCGCCCGGCGGCCAGGGCGGCCTCGGCAACGCCGCGCTCGCCACCACGAAGCGCAAGGCTCCCGGCTTCGCCCTGCTCGGCACGCCCGGCTGGGAGGGCGACGTCCTGCTCGAGCTGAAAACCGTCGCCGACGTGGCGCTCGTCGGCTACCCGAGCGCGGGCAAGTCGAGCCTCATCGCCGCCATCTCGGCCGCCAAACCGAAGATCGCCGACTACCCCTTCACGACCCTGCACCCGAACCTCGGCGTCGTCGAGTCGGGCGAGTCGCGCTTCACGGTCGCCGACGTGCCGGGCCTCATCGAGGGCGCGAGCGAGGGCAAGGGCCTCGGCCTGGAGTTCCTGCGCCACGTCGAGCGCTGCAGCGCCCTGCTGCACGTGCTCGACTGCGCCACCCTCGAGCCCGGGCGCGACCCGATCAGCGACCTCGACGTGATCCTGGGCGAGCTGGCGGCGTACCCGGTTCCCGAAGGGCAGCTGCCCCTGCTCGAGCGTCCGCAGCTGATCGCCCTGAACAAGGTCGATGTGCCCGAGGGGCGCGACCTCGCCGCGCTCGTGCGGCCCGAGCTCGAGCAGCGCGGCTACCGGGTGTTCGAGATCAGCGCCGTCAGCCGCGAGGGCCTGCGCGCCCTCACCTTCGCGCTCGCCGAGATCGTCGAGGCCGATCGCGCCGCGAAGGCCGCCGACGCGGTGGTGCGCGAGCGCATCGTGCTGCGGCCCGCGCCGGTCAACGAGAAGGACTTCCGGATCGTCGTCGAGGGCGGCAGCGACGGGCCGGTGTACCGCATCCTCGGCGCGAAGCCCGAGCGCTGGGTGCACCAGACCGACTTCCGCAACGACGAGGCCGTCGGCTACCTCGCCGACCGGCTGGCCAAGCTCGGCGTCGAGGACGGCCTGTTCGCCGCGGGCGCCGTCGCGGGCGCGACCGTCGTGATCGGCCCCGGCGACGGCGTCGTCTTCGACTGGGAGCCCACCCTCACCAGCGCCGCCGAGCTGCTCACCGCGCCGCGCGGCACCGACCCGCGCCTCGACGCGGCGACGCGCCCCTCGACCTCCCAACGCCGGCACAGCTACCACGAGCGCATGGACGCCAAGGCGGCGGCCCGTGCCGACCTCGAGGCCGAGCGCATCGCCGAGCGCGACGCGAGCCGCTGGGACGATGACACCGCATCCGCATCAACCGCCGAGGAGGGCGATGACTGA
- the rpmA gene encoding 50S ribosomal protein L27 — MAHKKGASSTRNGRDSNPQYLGVKRFGGQVVKAGEILVRQRGTHFHPGANVGRGGDDTLFALAAGSVEFGQKGGRKVVNVVSA; from the coding sequence ATGGCACACAAGAAGGGCGCATCGTCCACCCGTAACGGTCGCGACTCGAACCCCCAGTACCTGGGCGTGAAGCGCTTCGGCGGCCAGGTCGTCAAGGCCGGCGAGATCCTCGTCCGCCAGCGCGGCACCCACTTCCACCCCGGCGCCAACGTCGGCCGCGGGGGCGACGACACCCTGTTCGCGCTCGCCGCGGGCTCGGTCGAGTTCGGCCAGAAGGGCGGCCGCAAGGTCGTCAACGTCGTCAGCGCCTGA
- the rplU gene encoding 50S ribosomal protein L21, with translation MVYAVVRAGGRQEKVEVGTVVVLDRIKASEDGTIQLTPVLLVDGDTVTTDAKKLAKVTVTAEVLGDLRGPKVVIQKFKNKTGYKKRQGFRADLTRVKITGIK, from the coding sequence GTGGTCTACGCAGTTGTGCGCGCCGGTGGGCGGCAGGAGAAGGTCGAGGTCGGCACGGTCGTCGTCCTCGATCGCATCAAGGCGAGCGAGGATGGCACCATCCAGCTCACCCCCGTGCTGCTCGTCGACGGTGACACGGTCACCACCGACGCCAAGAAGCTGGCCAAGGTCACCGTGACCGCCGAGGTGCTCGGCGATCTGCGCGGCCCGAAGGTCGTCATCCAGAAGTTCAAGAACAAGACCGGGTACAAGAAGCGCCAGGGTTTCCGCGCCGACCTGACCCGCGTCAAGATCACCGGCATCAAGTAA
- a CDS encoding DUF4031 domain-containing protein → MTVLIDEPIWPAHGRLWGHLVSDTSLEELHAFAVAAGIPPRGFDHDHYDYPEDRREALIAQGAVPVTGRELVARLNAAGLRVSQRAKRGL, encoded by the coding sequence GTGACCGTGCTGATCGATGAGCCCATCTGGCCCGCGCACGGTCGACTCTGGGGCCACCTGGTCAGCGACACCTCTCTCGAGGAGCTGCACGCCTTCGCGGTCGCCGCTGGGATCCCTCCGCGCGGCTTCGATCACGACCACTACGACTACCCGGAGGACCGCCGCGAGGCGCTCATCGCCCAGGGTGCCGTGCCCGTGACGGGGCGCGAGCTGGTCGCCCGGCTGAACGCCGCGGGCCTGAGGGTCAGCCAGCGGGCCAAGCGCGGCCTGTAG
- a CDS encoding TIGR03943 family putative permease subunit, producing the protein MPEPGTRAPLWRAVQRWRGVAIIGTMAVVTLWLAYSGQLVLYIHPRYILFTVTMAGIAVVLSLLAVAGRRDHDDEHAGPPPRRERMLALTAAGIAGVFTLGMVVLPPATLSTATAQQREVNATASDDAEALAAATTADAATVASFTVREWSAVLRQTSDLGFYADRPATALLGFVVPDDEDPENLFYVSRFSVTCCAVDAQPLGVPVYLPGWAAQYPADTWVEISGSFGSNPSRTSTEPIVLIPDTVEVVEQPREPYLF; encoded by the coding sequence TTGCCTGAGCCCGGAACCCGCGCGCCCCTGTGGCGAGCCGTGCAGCGCTGGCGCGGTGTCGCCATCATCGGCACCATGGCCGTCGTCACGCTGTGGTTGGCGTACTCCGGCCAGCTCGTGCTGTACATCCACCCGCGCTACATCCTGTTCACGGTGACCATGGCGGGCATCGCCGTCGTGCTGTCGCTGCTGGCCGTCGCGGGTCGCCGCGACCACGATGACGAGCATGCGGGGCCGCCGCCCCGTCGCGAACGGATGCTCGCCCTCACGGCCGCGGGCATCGCCGGCGTCTTCACCCTCGGCATGGTCGTGCTGCCGCCCGCCACCCTCTCGACCGCCACCGCGCAGCAGCGCGAGGTCAACGCGACGGCGAGCGACGACGCCGAGGCTCTCGCGGCGGCGACGACCGCCGACGCCGCCACGGTCGCGTCGTTCACGGTGCGCGAGTGGTCGGCCGTGCTGCGCCAGACCAGCGACCTCGGGTTCTACGCCGACCGCCCGGCGACCGCGCTGCTCGGCTTCGTGGTGCCCGACGATGAAGACCCGGAGAACCTCTTCTACGTCTCGCGCTTCTCGGTGACCTGCTGCGCGGTGGACGCGCAGCCGCTCGGCGTGCCCGTGTACCTGCCCGGCTGGGCTGCGCAGTACCCCGCCGACACCTGGGTCGAGATCTCGGGATCGTTCGGCAGCAACCCCTCGCGCACGAGCACCGAGCCGATCGTGCTGATCCCCGACACGGTCGAGGTGGTGGAGCAGCCGCGTGAGCCCTACCTCTTCTGA
- a CDS encoding permease: protein MTQTPADTFARAGDHGTHGHGTHGHQGHGHDGHSHDGPRRARLVHVIWLVAAVAVVIGIVVVREWTAQNLEAGVPDALQDLLTLSTSVLVESLPFIVLGIGLSILVQVWIPEHWLLRILPRNPWGRRAVISLFGMFLPVCECGNVPLARGLVRRGFSVPESMTFLVAAPILNPITIITTHQAFGFDDGILVARLLGGFAIANILGWLFSKHPEPMNLLTGRFAEQCAIDDGHRHSRTRREASLDLFVRESSILMPALVIGALAAGAIQVVVPRDVLVALGSDPLFSVLVMMLLAFIISVCANVDAFFILPFASTFLPGSIVAFLVFGPIVDIKMLALMRTTYSTRTLIQLTTVVALLSLTLGLVVNYLA from the coding sequence GTGACCCAGACGCCGGCAGACACCTTCGCGCGCGCCGGCGACCACGGCACGCACGGTCACGGCACGCACGGTCACCAGGGCCACGGCCACGACGGTCACTCCCACGACGGCCCGCGTCGCGCGCGGCTCGTGCACGTCATCTGGCTCGTCGCCGCGGTCGCCGTGGTCATCGGCATCGTCGTCGTGCGTGAGTGGACGGCGCAGAACCTCGAGGCGGGCGTCCCGGATGCCCTGCAGGACCTGCTGACGCTGTCGACCAGCGTGCTCGTCGAATCGCTGCCGTTCATCGTGCTCGGCATCGGGCTGTCGATCCTCGTGCAGGTGTGGATCCCCGAGCACTGGCTGCTCCGCATCCTGCCCCGCAACCCGTGGGGGCGCCGCGCCGTCATCTCGCTGTTCGGCATGTTCCTGCCGGTCTGCGAGTGCGGCAACGTGCCGCTCGCGCGCGGTCTCGTGCGTCGGGGCTTCTCGGTGCCCGAGTCGATGACCTTCCTCGTCGCCGCGCCGATCCTCAACCCGATCACGATCATCACGACGCACCAGGCCTTCGGCTTCGACGACGGCATCCTCGTCGCGCGCCTGCTCGGAGGCTTCGCGATCGCGAACATCCTCGGCTGGCTGTTCAGCAAGCACCCCGAGCCGATGAACCTGCTCACCGGTCGGTTCGCCGAGCAGTGCGCGATCGACGACGGCCACCGGCACTCCCGCACGCGGCGGGAGGCGAGCCTCGACCTGTTCGTGCGCGAGTCGAGCATCCTGATGCCTGCCCTCGTCATCGGAGCCCTCGCGGCCGGCGCGATCCAGGTCGTCGTGCCGCGCGACGTGCTCGTCGCCCTCGGCAGCGACCCGCTGTTCAGCGTGCTCGTGATGATGCTGCTCGCGTTCATCATCTCGGTGTGCGCCAACGTCGACGCGTTCTTCATCCTGCCGTTCGCCTCGACGTTCCTGCCCGGCTCGATCGTCGCCTTCCTCGTCTTCGGGCCGATCGTCGACATCAAGATGCTCGCTCTCATGCGCACGACCTACTCGACCCGCACGTTGATCCAGCTGACCACCGTCGTCGCCCTGCTCAGCCTGACCCTCGGACTGGTGGTGAACTACCTTGCCTGA
- a CDS encoding Rne/Rng family ribonuclease — MVNDETNVNDGAGTGSSSGASNGAEKVGRKRARLFGGLAPKKASEHAAKSETGFDEGHLAEPDPTEPVLQATDAEAEAAATEPAQPAAVEEPAVEEPAVAEPAVAEDPAAEEAEAEGAAEPAQPAEPAFPVLKPESTTSLLFFAPPVSALPAGPVVDDLDDDEPTSSTRRRSRSRRGRGGASGDDDAASTTTGGDSSRTRTRRAPEPITEPQRIKGSTRLEAKKQRRRDGRDAGRRRPVVTEAEFLARRESVDRVMVVRSKDGRIQIGVLEDGVLVEHYVARSSESSLIGNVYLGKVQNVLPSMEAAFVDIGRGRNAVLYSGEVDWDSAALDSDGKTQPRRIELALKPGDKVLVQVTKDPIGHKGARLTSQVSLPGRYLVYVPNGSMSGISRKLPDTERARLKKILKEVLPENVGVIVRTAAEGATEEQLTLDVQRLTSQWAHIAEQVEKAQAPALLHSEPDLLIKIIRDVFNEDFRSLVISGADAQQTIEAYLRGVAPDLLDRVQKHEGDRDPFDEFRISEQIEKALDRKVWLPSGGSLVIDRTEAMTVVDVNTGKFVGSGGNLEETVTKNNLEAAEEIVRQLRLRDIGGIIVVDFIDMVLESNRDLVLRRLVECLSRDRTKHQVAEVTSLGLVQMTRKRLGLGLLETFSEQCEVCAGRGLIVHHEPVAKHRAASDSGSSNGGSGRRRGGGSGGGSASGSGSGAGRGGSRPGTATAAHAITDDVSRAVAAIAAKTVNHESTATGAITLPVTDAPAEGAAPAAGTAATEAPATAVTVEILDIPVESKPARQRRAIDPSSADELLGAVLEALPEPPAPGTRKRRSRRATSGTISTQNPAE; from the coding sequence ATGGTGAATGACGAGACGAACGTGAACGACGGCGCCGGTACCGGCAGCAGCAGCGGCGCGAGCAACGGCGCCGAAAAGGTCGGCCGCAAGCGCGCCCGCCTGTTCGGTGGCCTCGCGCCCAAGAAGGCCAGCGAGCACGCCGCCAAGTCCGAGACCGGCTTCGACGAGGGCCACCTCGCCGAGCCCGACCCGACCGAGCCGGTGCTGCAGGCGACGGATGCGGAGGCCGAAGCCGCCGCGACCGAGCCCGCGCAGCCCGCCGCGGTCGAGGAGCCCGCGGTCGAGGAGCCCGCGGTCGCGGAGCCCGCGGTCGCGGAGGACCCGGCCGCCGAGGAGGCAGAGGCCGAGGGCGCTGCCGAGCCCGCGCAGCCCGCCGAGCCCGCCTTCCCGGTGCTGAAGCCCGAGTCGACCACCTCGCTGCTGTTCTTCGCCCCGCCCGTGTCGGCGCTGCCCGCCGGCCCCGTCGTCGACGACCTCGACGACGACGAGCCCACCAGCTCGACCCGCCGCCGCTCGCGCTCGCGCCGCGGCCGCGGGGGAGCATCCGGTGACGACGACGCCGCGTCGACGACGACCGGCGGCGACAGCAGCCGCACCCGCACCCGTCGTGCTCCCGAGCCGATCACCGAGCCGCAGCGCATCAAGGGATCGACCCGCCTGGAGGCGAAGAAGCAGCGTCGCCGCGACGGTCGCGACGCCGGCCGCCGCCGCCCGGTCGTCACCGAGGCCGAGTTCCTCGCCCGCCGCGAGAGTGTCGACCGCGTCATGGTCGTGCGGTCGAAGGACGGCCGCATCCAGATCGGCGTGCTCGAGGACGGCGTGCTCGTCGAGCACTACGTCGCCCGCTCGAGCGAGTCGAGCCTCATCGGCAACGTCTACCTCGGCAAGGTGCAGAACGTGCTGCCGAGCATGGAGGCCGCCTTCGTCGACATCGGCCGCGGCCGCAACGCCGTGCTGTACTCGGGCGAGGTCGACTGGGATTCCGCCGCGCTCGACAGCGATGGCAAGACGCAGCCGCGCCGCATCGAGCTCGCGCTCAAGCCCGGCGACAAGGTGCTCGTGCAGGTCACGAAAGACCCGATCGGGCACAAGGGCGCCCGCCTGACCAGCCAGGTCAGCCTGCCCGGCCGCTACCTCGTCTACGTGCCGAACGGCTCGATGAGCGGCATCAGCCGCAAGCTTCCCGACACCGAGCGCGCCCGCCTGAAGAAGATCCTCAAGGAGGTGCTGCCCGAGAACGTGGGCGTGATCGTGCGCACCGCCGCCGAGGGCGCCACCGAGGAGCAGCTGACCCTCGACGTGCAGCGCCTGACCAGCCAGTGGGCGCACATCGCCGAGCAGGTCGAGAAGGCGCAGGCCCCGGCCCTGCTGCACAGCGAGCCCGACCTGCTGATCAAGATCATCCGCGACGTCTTCAACGAGGACTTCCGCTCGCTCGTCATCAGCGGCGCCGACGCGCAGCAGACCATCGAGGCCTACCTGCGCGGCGTCGCGCCCGACCTGCTCGACCGCGTGCAGAAGCACGAGGGCGACCGCGACCCCTTCGACGAGTTCCGCATCTCCGAGCAGATCGAGAAGGCGCTCGACCGCAAGGTCTGGCTGCCCTCGGGCGGCTCGCTCGTCATCGACCGCACCGAGGCGATGACGGTCGTCGACGTCAACACCGGCAAGTTCGTCGGCTCGGGCGGCAACCTCGAGGAGACCGTCACCAAGAACAACCTCGAGGCGGCGGAGGAGATCGTCCGCCAGCTGCGGCTGCGCGACATCGGCGGCATCATCGTCGTCGACTTCATCGACATGGTGCTCGAGTCGAACCGCGACCTCGTGCTGCGCCGCCTCGTCGAGTGCCTGAGTCGCGACCGCACCAAGCACCAGGTCGCCGAGGTCACGAGCCTCGGCCTCGTGCAGATGACGCGCAAGCGCCTCGGTCTCGGGCTGCTCGAGACCTTCAGCGAGCAGTGCGAGGTGTGCGCGGGCCGCGGCCTGATCGTGCACCACGAGCCGGTCGCGAAGCACCGCGCGGCTTCCGACAGCGGCTCGTCGAACGGCGGCTCGGGCCGTCGGCGCGGCGGCGGCAGCGGCGGCGGCAGCGCCTCCGGCTCGGGCTCCGGCGCGGGTCGCGGGGGCAGCCGGCCGGGCACCGCGACGGCCGCCCACGCGATCACCGACGACGTCAGCCGCGCCGTGGCCGCGATCGCCGCCAAGACGGTCAACCACGAGTCGACCGCGACGGGTGCGATCACGCTTCCGGTGACGGATGCTCCCGCCGAGGGCGCCGCCCCCGCGGCCGGCACCGCCGCGACCGAGGCCCCCGCGACCGCCGTCACCGTCGAGATCCTCGACATCCCGGTGGAGTCGAAGCCCGCGCGCCAGCGCCGCGCGATCGACCCCTCGTCGGCCGACGAGCTGCTCGGCGCCGTGCTCGAGGCGCTGCCCGAGCCGCCCGCTCCGGGCACGCGCAAGCGCCGCTCGCGCCGCGCCACGAGCGGCACGATCTCGACGCAGAACCCCGCCGAGTAG